The sequence below is a genomic window from Gopherus evgoodei ecotype Sinaloan lineage chromosome 9, rGopEvg1_v1.p, whole genome shotgun sequence.
CTCAAGCGCTTCACGCCCACGAAATCTGCTCCCCTTCCCATTCTCCCTAACGGCCGCCGTGGCTTCCTCACCGCAGCGCAGACCGTCAAGCCGCCCGCAGCTCCCTCCAGCCCGCTGTCTAgtttctcccccaccccgcccccgcgGCACCCTATCCTCCAAGCCCCGCGTCCCCGAGGCGCCCGCTCCCCACCATGGTGCCTCGTTAATGGGAGAAGCCTCAAAACCGCGAGTCTACGTCCACCTCTGCCTGCTAGACGCGCCAACTGTGAACAGCCAACCGCCGCTGCTTCCCGCCTCGCGCTTTCTGTCTCCACGCGGTATCACCCCATTGGTTGGAGGCCAGCCTCTcgtgccccgcccccacccattCATTGGCTGGACGAGTTCCTCTGCCACGTGGGGCTGAGACAGTTGGTGGCTGTCTCAGAATGAATGTTGGCCCAAACGTGatgagtttttaaacaaaaaaacaacaatcttGTGATGTGTCTTTGgtctttctcttttgtttcttGAAGAGCTCTTGCCCTCTAATTAGGTCTGTGCACTCTCACACGTGTGCTGGTTAGGTGTATGAATCCTGCCCCCCCCATCTGTTctgctgccccccttccccactccactcAGTTCAGCCTCTTTGGGCTCCCATCACTTCACCCGCTCTCAGTTCTGACCCCTTTGCTCCCCCCCCTCAATTCAGCCTTCCCCCAACCTCACCTCTGGACTTCTTCAGCCCCTCTCCTAGGCCTGAGGCTGCAGCAGGTCCCATCTCCACTTTCCCAGGCTGCGAGGGGCTTCTCCAGTAGAAGCTTTTCACCCCCTTTGCTTCTCTGTAGGCTGGGTTCTGCAGGGTAACAGCTTGTTTTTCTCATAGAAAGGGAGGAAGGGGTGAAATTGTGCTGAGCTGCAGGTCCCTTTACTTGCtcctctccccaaccctcctgtGAGAGTGGCCAGTGGAGGGGAGAGATTCTGCCAGCTTGTAGCATGCTGAACTTTGTCAGAAGTGCTCTGAGACCCTCTGAAATCCAACCACTCCCCCCAAAATGGCAAGAGTTGGCAATAGTGTGACCttgcaggccctgggctctagGAGGCGCCATCAGCAAACTGTAATGGCCACTCTCCCTTTTTGTGTAACAATAGCCACTGTTCACTTCACTCTATAATAGCCACTTTCAAGTTTTCTGTAATGGTGACATTTCCCTTCTCCATCCCCTCTTTATAAGGGAGACTTCCCACAGTTCTCACACTAATGGCTGTAGCCTAAAGGAACAGAGTAGTATATCTTTAAATAGTTGTGAGCcctctgttggtgtcactaggcttaaatctaggcctcagtgagccaaagctcctccatgttgaactctacttgatctagaaagctagcagctgtgaaattaaatgtgtaacagtaagttatcagttgcagcacagctaaaaccggtctaaagcagtggtgataaggcctgtgcacctttagcagaaggacaagataacttgcagaaggaaaacttactaacgagcttccacggccaagattacttaatgcacctgcgcttacgtaactgctacagggggaggggggggggaaagaaagagaaaaaaaattataaaaacggaaaagccgcttgtgtaggtgtgcatgatttgaggcgttcgtctccttgcaccgctttgagacctcaaataaactttgctttcttctccaccctggtgtgtgttcattggcgcttcgcactctgggcaacgaaccactgttgcttgcctcgggcaccctctgtgcctgcaacacctCTACTGGCACTTACTATACTCTGTATTTCAAAAGTTGCTGGTAGGTTGCCAAGGAGCACATTACTTAAACACATAACGAGGCCATCCTTGCATGTTTGTATAGAGTTAataaacatggttatttggaaCCTGTTTGTGTGCCTGTGATTTCCTCATattgttgtgtaaagagcaaagaCAACAGAAAGGTTTCTGCCCTCTCTTTGTAATAGCACCTTTCAGCTTGAAGGATGCTAGGTAGGGAAAATATATCCATCCTTTGACTCAAATGTAGATCCTCCCCCTTAAAGCACTGTTTCACCACATGCATGGCATAGTGGATTTAAGTCAGTTACATCATCATAAAATGCAGATGTGAATCAGGCAGGGAGTTTAGGAATTAAGCTAATGTAATTTGCATGCCTAAGGAACAGAAGAGAGGAATGTAGCAATATAAATACATTACACATAAAATATACACTTGTTTGGGCCTAAAGTACTTTtcattatacatatttatttaccTTGTAAAAGCACCCATCACAAAAATACTTGTTAACTACTGTCAATATTGAAAGTCATCCACCATTAACTATATACCCTCAACACAATAACCAACCTCAGACGATGATCCTTTCACTGTGTTCTGAAGATCAGTAGTCTTTGGCTCATTTGACCAGTTGATAAAGTGAGTTCTAGAGTCAGGGAACCTCCACGGAGAATACGTTGCCTCCAAATTATCAAATCTAGCAGTAGTCCGCAAAAGTGTCCCAGTTGAATGGCACATGGGTGGAGAGGAGTTTAGGTAGTCAGGATCACAAATTTGGTTAATAAAGGTAACTGTGTTGATATAATAGACTtatgtaaggtgtttgacttatTCCCACATGACAGTCTAATATAAAAAAATAGCGCTATACAAAATCAATATAGTCCatcttaaatggattaaaaactgattaaCGGATAGATCacaaaaagtaattgtaaatggggaatcatcatccatTTGGGGTGTTTCCCGTGGGGTCCCACTGTGATCTGTTCTTGATCCTATGCTATTCAATATATTTATCAATGgcttggaagaaaatataaaatcattgctgataaaaATGTGTAGATGAAACAAACtggtgaagtggtaaataatgctgGGGACAGGTCAGTGAGATGGACCAATCTGGATTACTGAGAAAGATGGGCTCATTTTTACAACTTATGTTTTATAGCCAAATGCTacagtcatacatctaggaacaaagaatggaggTCATGCTTACAAGATGTGGGGACTGTATCTTGGAATGCAGTGACACTGGAGAGGACTTGAGGGGGAGGGTCGGGTCATGACAGATAAAACCAACTGAAAACAAGCACCTAGTATCTCATTCAAAAGAATTCAGATCAAATACAGACTGTTATTATTAAAGTGTTTAGTTATTTGAATCAACTTTTATTCAAGATTGCAGAGGAAAGCAGagttgaaaatgtgaaattttaaatAGGTCCTTACTTTTTTCTGTCATCACCTGATTTTTTTCATCTGGATGATGCTTTATTAACATCTTAATACGCCTGGCATGGACCATAGTGGGAGTTTCTGTTGTGCAAGAATTTAAGGCTCCTAGTGTGActatatatggcagaatgtgttAGGAATAAACATTAGAGGGAAAAGCTCTTCTTATTTTGCTCAGAGTAACCTGAAAGTTCAAATGGCAAAAAGCATTGACTCAGAAAGatcaatgtgtttttttgttttttaatgtcaaAGTTTATTCAAAAGTGTATCTTACAAATTttcagactgctgagctgagcaAAAGAGGTGTTCTTGTACTTTAATCTGCTTCTGAGTCTTGACAGCTGGTTACTGTGGGCAGCCAGTTCCGTTTGTCTCtgtctgcaaaatgggaaatggtgTGCCTGGGCTtcaagcagaaaagaaaaaaactcacATACAATTATAAAACTTTACAAATAGTAGTTGTAGATTTCAGGGGTTGGAGcttctctattttattttttcataagaTTTTCAGCCATTAACAACAATTTATATTAAAGGAAACTATACTCAAAATAATAACTAAAACAATTGAAAGTTTAGCTACAAAGACTgatcttgattttatttttctaaaagtaCAGTTCATCTCTGAAAACTGATGATGCCAAAATGGCATCTCTTTGCTGAATAGTACTTCCAGACCTGCTTAAGTTAGTGATGAAAAGACTTGACTATTCTAAACTTCTATTGGTCATAAATACTCAGCACTGCTGTGAATTTCTGAATAAATCCAGGCCACATTCTGCTTTCATCTATGTGTGTAACTGAAGACATAATTTGAAGACAAGGGAGTTATATAAAAGTATCTTGGGTCAGCAAAATGTTTCATATTGGTGATGATCAGGAATAGCAAAGAAATAATCCAGCCTGACTTTCAGATCTTGCCCTGAAATTGTAGAGCTAGCAAATAGGAAAACTATATTTTTATTCACAGAGCAAATCTGATCAGCAAAACATTCAGACACAATCCCATGATGCTATTTTTATTGCCAGTTTTCTGAGGTAgaccacaatttttttaattaaaaaaattaaattgaattcTCACTACAGATAGAACCACAATCCTTGCACATCTGTACAAGAGAGTTCTCTTAATCTCCTCAAGAGTGTCCTCTGATTATGGACTTCTGCACCCTACATACTTCCAACTGCATTTGAGGGACAGAGCACAACCTGGATTCTCTGGCCAGTGGTATGAATATATGGATGTCCAGTCTGTCCTCTTTCTGGTGTTGGCAGGCTCCAGAAGTCAAGATTCTCCCTGTAACTGTGAGAACAACCAAATATTTCCTTCCTTTGCCTGCTGAATCTGTGCACCTATCCCCCTTAAACCTAACAggtattgctactctggtgataagtgaaaaagaaaatcatCTACTAATCAGAACCCTTCTGCAGTGGTTCTGACATCAGATGCAGTAGCTCTGATCAGCGGCCTTGCATCAGAGATTGTCGTTCCTGACTGCCagaggattttatttatttatttagcctgagaaacactgactttctTCAGTTTTGCTTCTCCTAGTTACAAAGAGCCTCCAGTATCTTTGCTACTTACATCAGCAACACTTAGGAAGGATCTtcttgaagaaaaaacaaaaaatgaattttcATACAGATGGTTCtcaatttaattttcaaaataaacaaaactttttaaagaagGATCAATATTGTTCTACaactataacttttaaaatgttatgttttattttaaaagagtgctaaattatttaaattgtaaTATAACTTGTCAGATAGTTACATAGTATGAAAGAGGAGTAATGGAACTCATGGGGTTTTTCAGGGAATAAAGTGGATAGGATGAAGGAAATTATAGAGTTagaaattattttccatttttttttagttgtCTGAAATTTGTGGAGTTGGTGGcctcttcttcccttcttgtgAGTTTATTTCTGGTGATTCAATTGTGCTCTACTGCCACAATTGTGAGTCCCCATTTTCATCCTGGAGAATGAAatctgattaatttttaaaactgttttcaaaagaaaatgtccAGTACAGGCATTGAAAGCAGAAATACAGTCTGAAGGATGCAAATGAGCCCACAAGTGTTATGACATTGGAGAGTCATCCCAAGAAATTCAAAGAAGATATGGTTTTCTAACCTATAATTAAAATAAAGATgcgtattaattaaaaaaataagaataccCTATTGCCCACAAAAATCTTTAGCTGACAATTTGCTAAGTAACATAGCTGATGGAGACAGAAATGACTCATAATATCCTCAAGAATATGAGTTTCTGAAACTGCAGCACAAAGCCACATTTTATCTCTGGGATCCGCCACTGCAGAGAAGCTTTCCCATCTGCCCCAAATGCAAGTTACAATAGAGCCCTTCGTGTGCAATAGAGCTCTTTGTACGTATTAGTTATAGTCATTCTCCTAGTATTGGCTAATGTATCTTAGGTCAAACATATATGCATCGGATAGAGGTATAAATAAACACAGCTACAGCATGCATCCAGTTAGACAATACAACTGATCAACTGCCtatacaattttcttttaaaaacagcataATTGTGCCCTTTCAGGGAAATCAATTTCttttcaaatttgaaaaaaaCTGGTTTACTCCAAGTACTAAAAACTTCTTATGTGAATAGTCAAGAAGAGCAAATTGTTATGATGGGGTTAAAAGGTCATGAAAAATAAATGCCATAACTTAAACACTGAAAGTCCCTTTGATTATAGCAGCATGAGTCATATGCCTTTATAATACTCTTATCAAAGTTAAACAATGCAAAGGCAGGCAGCAAATTTCTCGTATGTATTGTTCTATATCTTTGCCTTAAGTATAAATACGTTAGATTACACCACAATTCCTTTTATATGATATTTCAATAAGAGCACTAGTCTCATTTTTTCACATGGACAATTCATGCCAAAATGGCAAAAATATCCCATGCTGGTTTGAAAAGTTGTGATAATGAAACATTCACAAATCCCAAACTAGTGTTGCTCCTGTTGGATATTCTGAAAATTGTCGCTATAAGAAGCCAGGACCAGATAACTTATAGTGGTCATTATGACTACATTTTGACTGGACTCTTAAGTTGTGGTTTTTTAATAAGCCAAGTGCACAACTGCACACTCAAAATGCATGCCTAATTTGTGCACACAGTTACCTCCAAAGATGGAGAAGACCTTCAGATAAATAGTTCTGCTTTCGATCCATCCCTAacagtttttgtttatttcagtAAGGGTGGATTTGGGGTGAATGAGTGATTTCAGTGGACACTTGTACTACAAGGATTCTTCTACTTTAGCAAgtttatttcagatttttaaCAGACATTTTACAGTTTGAGATGACAACATTCTTTCCTATTATGCCTCTGAGCCatcttgtttttgttctttttttttttacattttttgttttgtttcaaagaaaagaaagatgttCAGTTTTACAATGCTTACAATATTTTTCTATGTCCATATGCGCTCTCACACACATTTGCATGCATGCCCACATTCTGTCACTCCCCCCaaatacatgcatgcacacatacaAGATTACTGCTGTAATCTTATTTCAAAGCAATAAACTTGAGTTTTGTCAGAAATCTATTTGACAAGTTTTGTCTGAGGAAACGACATTATTCTCTAGCATGAAGTTCAATCTTCCAGCACTAGTCTGAGAGACATAAAATGGTTTTGCTAAATCCCTGAAATAAGTTTTCTTGCGAAACTCTTTTGCAGCAAAGTAGTAACAGATGGCATCCAGACAGCAGTTGATGTTGGCTAAACACATCGCCAGCTGAATGAAGAGGCTAATACTTTGTTTTACACTGCAGTCCACAATGATTTTCCGCTTTACCAGGAACTGTAGAAAGATCCCCAGATGGACTGGTGTGAAGCAAACCATGAACACTATGAGATTGGCTGCAATGATCCATACACTGGTAACTTGCTCAGCCCTCTTTTCTTGTTGGTTGTTGTATTTTAGAAGAGTCTGGATGATCTTAACAGAACAATAAACCATCACAGTAAATGGGATGAGAAATCCAAAGATTTCAACAGAAAAGATGACTGGCATGCTCCATGTCTCCTCTGACATATTGTGGAAGCAGTTGAACTTATCAATGTTTTTAAAGTTATGTATGGGGATGCTGCCAAGCCAAACTATAACCCAAACGCAGCAGCATATCATGCCTGCCCTCTTAGGGGATCGGAAAATCCTAGCTTTTAAAGGGTGCCTGATAGCAATATATCTGTCCAAGCTAATGCAGGCAATAAGGGAAATACTTCCATACATATTGACAAAATAGAGAGATTCCATAAATGTGCACAAGAACCACCGCCCCTCTTGTACAGAGTAGTACATcttgaaaggaagagagaaaagaacaaGAAGATCCATAAGAGCAAGGTTTATCATGTAGATTGATGATTCTGTCCATTTCTTCCAAAAGCAGCAGAAAACCCATAGGCCTAGCAAATTGAGAATCAAACCAAGAATGAAAGTAGGTATGTAGATCACTAGCTGGAGATATTTCATTATGGTATCAACATGCTCAAAGACGCATTCCTTGCTGGAGTTATTGGCATTCATTTCTCTTCTAAAACATACAAAGAAGATTAAACAACACTATATTCCTATATTCCAAATAGATAACATATTAAAgggtaaacattttcaaaagtggctaagtgacactttcaaaaatgacttaggtgcctaagggctggtctgcactgaaaacttacatcagcataggTACATCTATGAAGGGTTTGAAAAATTCACACttctgagagatgtagctatgctgccCTAACCTCAGTGTAGACAGCATTAGTTGACAAAAGAAATCTTACGTcaacttagctactgcctctcaggtaggtggattaactacagtgatggaaaacccTCTCCCATCGCTGTAGCCCTATATTGGtagagctgcagcactgcagtgtgctgctgtagcatattAAATGCCCCAGTCTcattaatgtttaaaaatgtgacttagggccagatttttaaatgtagttaggtgcttaaatgtaGTTAGATGCctcgtgggattttcaaagagcataggcacctaacttccttaTCGTAGATATTAAGTGTTCTTCATTTAAAGGTaaactagagctgagtgaatacaTCAGAAAACTgagtaaaaaaatcacaaaaacaaaattaatttcagttctgttcATAACCTCCACTGTGTAAATTTCCTTTTGAATATTTTAGTGAATGTATTCACTAGTAGAATaactgaattcaatttcaagAAAATATCAGCAAATATTCATAGAGAGCAAATTTCTAACTTGAAATTTCAAGTATTCATGCTGGAAACCAGATTCTCAGTTATGTTTGTTCATATCATGCAATAGTAGTATCTTTCCCCTAATTTATGACAAAATGAGACTGATGGAGAGAGAAGATAAGAATGACATCCTCACTAGAAGTGATGTAATTGGCTATGATTTCACAGGAAATGACAATGTCTTGGAAATGGTGCTAAACTGTTGCTCTTTCAGGGCCTGGGCTAACCCTATTGCCACTTGAACCCCAACCCAAAGGCCCACCTTACCTAGGGAGGGAAACCAATAGACTGATAAGCAGCACAACCCATAGAATGATAAAgaaataaagctaaaagcatgaaaaagttaaagttaaaagaaagaaaaaaggtgttttaaaatatttgcaaaaagatctgtaaatgaaaaaatggatgtttgCAGTAAAGGAATGTTTCAATCTAAGTGTTAACAAAACACACCCCACTTACCTGCAGAGGGAAACCAAAGGGTTTGGTGcaactgtttttaaattaatttatgtaaatttattatttttctgaaaTCATTGTTATAAAACCATGTATATCTACAAGTGGCATTTTTGTACTCCTACGGATGTCTATGTCTAACTTAATTTCCCGTGTTTCTGTTTGGGCAAACTTGTACTGTTTGCTCTTGATGTTCATATGGGCCCTGTATGTATTTGCAAAATTGGTAAAGCCTCTCTGTATATGCATTAACTTTTGCACAAAAACTGGTGTGCAGTTTCCCCCATGTTTCTGAAATGTTAATGCAATGTGACTTTTGTATAAAGAGAGAGGGTGAGCAGAGGAAGATGGTCTGTAAACCTGTGTGCATTGCTCACAGTTTATGTGCCCAAAACTTAACCCCACACTGACTCAGTGTCTGTAGACAAGAAGTATTAGGCTAGATGTAGCCTTGCAAGGAGGTCTTTTGACAACCCTGAAGAAGTCAGGAAGAAAGCCAGCTTTTTCTTGTGAGCAGTCTGGCCtcagttttccttttaaacaaattatCTGCCGGTATGTATTTTCATGTGAGATATGTGTTTGTGAGAAGTTTGTACCTATGGGGCTCATGTTTTATATTTGTAATTTGTATTTCGCTAAATGAGCCAAATGCATTCATAATGCAAAATATGCTAAAGCATTTAAGATACATTGAtaatgttttgtttgtatttgctGCTACCCAACTACAAAAAGAAGCTTTCCATAGCTCtctaacattatttttattttacttattaaATCCAAGtttaatcatttttataaaattacaTTCTATTATTTGAAAACACTATAAAATAAGATGCCTGTGTGTATTTCTGTCTATGAGTAACTTAAATTATGGCAGAGTTACAGGTTTAATTTACAAAATGGGGACTGTGGGTGGTGTGAACAGTCAAAAATTTTATCATCTCTTTTACCGAGAAAAGTTTAAACAAAGCCTGCATTTTGCATCATTACTCAGCTTTAGTCTAAAGTTAGATAATGTGTAGCGCTGgtagcaaaataaacaaaaatgtatatTTCTCACATATAGTTCCTTTAAGCtagcacatttttgtttttttctccaaaaaTTGCTGAAAAACAAATATGCCTGTCTCTGTACTTTGGGGTATTTCTTGCGTATATCCTGTATACATGCAGAACAGTGTATATAGGCTTTGCATGTATGTATGGGGATATGataacatttctttttatttctctgaAATAGCTGTAACATTACATATGAATGTGTGCAGATAGTACAGATGGGTGTTTCTTTTCATATGTTTTAAACCTCTCTCTTTTTATGTTGGCTTTGTCACTGTTTTAGCATCTGTTTGTTATTTCTATGAGTGGTGCAACATATCGGACAATGGTTTACGGATCTGGGGCCATAAACCAAATCCTATTGGTTTCCCTCACTAGGTAAGGTGGGCCTTTGAGTTGTGGGTCAGGTGATGTAAGGGGTAAGGCCGGACCCTGGAAATGCAAAAGCTTAGGTCATAACATCATTTCTGAGATATCATCATAGGAGGTAACATGTTTGGTGACACAATCACCCTTATCTCTCCATCAATCTCTTATCTCACTCATTTTGACAAAAGCTTGGGACAAGATACTACTCGTGACTTATCCGTCCAATCAAAAATGATCAGCACCTCTCAGACTTTGAATATCACAATTGAATATTTACTGCAGCTTCCTTACAGAGCACACATTATTTACCACAGGTATTTGGAAActaatttttaatttatgaataaatttgCAAAAATCATAGACAATTCACAAagagaaaaaaggcaaaaatgtgTGACAATTACTGTTTTACCATAATTAATATGACTATGGTCATAATATTCTCTGTTCTGTGCTAGATTGTATGCAAGTAAGGAGTTTCAATGGCCGAGTCCCCTTTGCATTGCCCGCAATACCAAAAGGGGCTAATCTGCACCATCCGCCAATCCTTTCCAATGCTCCTTCAGGGCATtttggctctgcacagctctgtaAACAGAGATGTGGCTTAAAAGCCACAGTCTAGCCCTTCAAGTAGAAAGAATACCACAAATGTCATTAATAAAGTCAATTACAGTAAACCAGGAAACATCATGTTTTTGATGATTACCAGTGTGAAAAATAGACTATGTGCATGTCTTCCTTTATGAAGCTAAAATTGGAGCTGATCTTGTGGTACTGTGAATCCCTTACAAAGCTGAGTACTAATAATAAGTGGAAACTACTGATTCAGAATCAGTTTGCTCATATTAAACTCTCTTACTATATAATCTGGATCTTGATGCAAAGTGTAGGTGCAGTTTTAAATAGAAAGGAAACTAAAGGTTAACTGATGACAACTAAAACACAAGTGCCCTGACATATTAATCTAATTGCAAGAATTATATAGCAATTTTTGCAATACAGTAATGGGGAAAATTCTGCTCAAACCTAACAGCAGCATTACATCAGTATAATGGAGAGCAGAATATGGCTTTTTATGATAGATTTCCCCTATAGTCAATAACATGACTTTAAGTATTGTTAATTTCTGCTATTAAGTAGAATTTACTTATTTCTGTTGTCTATATCATTATCCATGATACAGGGACACTATTTTTGGAATGTACTATAGGTAGTCAACAGGAGAATGGAATTATTCAGTACAACCATTAACAAAAGTCCCATGTAGTTTTCATGTAATTAAAtgatatttacatatttttccttttatactAAGGT
It includes:
- the LOC115657641 gene encoding G-protein coupled receptor 55-like produces the protein MNANNSSKECVFEHVDTIMKYLQLVIYIPTFILGLILNLLGLWVFCCFWKKWTESSIYMINLALMDLLVLFSLPFKMYYSVQEGRWFLCTFMESLYFVNMYGSISLIACISLDRYIAIRHPLKARIFRSPKRAGMICCCVWVIVWLGSIPIHNFKNIDKFNCFHNMSEETWSMPVIFSVEIFGFLIPFTVMVYCSVKIIQTLLKYNNQQEKRAEQVTSVWIIAANLIVFMVCFTPVHLGIFLQFLVKRKIIVDCSVKQSISLFIQLAMCLANINCCLDAICYYFAAKEFRKKTYFRDLAKPFYVSQTSAGRLNFMLENNVVSSDKTCQIDF